The genome window gggtgggTATGGGACAAAAAACGCAGCGGCTCGATGAGTTGccattaataaattaaaatacgcCCGAGTGCCTAAGCGGCTTTCGTTTGCGGGTTTCAGTTCAGTTCTCTGCCCCCAGCTGCCCGATTTTCCAACCGTTTTTCCCCATTTCGATTCCCTTCAGTTTTAAACGACGCTGCCCATTGAGCTTTGATTGCAATTAATATGCAGCATCGGCTGTGGCATCGTTGTCAGCTCGAATTAAACGCCCGGCTGAGTGCTGCCGCGTCTGCCATTCTTCAAGCGCCAGTCGCATGTGCAATTCatgaatttcaattaattaattaggcCACACAAATCTGAAATCTGGCGGGGAAAAGTGGCGAGGGGTGGGGTGATGGTGATGCTGGCAGGCTCGGCTTGACTCGAATCGAATCTCCCAATCGTAATATAGCTGTAGCAGCCGTGGTGCTAGTTGCAATCCCTGGCTGCCATTTCTGTTGcagctggtgctgctgctgctgcttgacAAAGTAGCTGTTAGATTGCATCACAATTCCTGCCCCGTGCCCCATGTTGCATGTACTTTGCATGCAACAGTTCGCTGCTTTTTCGCATACAAGTGACCCAATTACGGGAAAGGCAGTGGATGGGGTGGGGAGTGAGCCAAATGGGAGGACGAAGGACATTCGAGGGCTCCACCCAAGCAGCCTTCGTTACGGCTTGTTGATTTATGTAATTTAGATTGGATTTTGCGGCGGAGAAATTAATGCGTTGTAGATTAATGAGTGGCCGGGAGGACATGGAGGCTGTTGGCGAGCTGCGAAGGTGGTCGCTGCATAAGGTCGCCGCCCATCAGGACATCAGGACAAACGAGCGACAGCGCCAAATCTCTTAAACCTTTTAGGCAACTCTTTAAAATGTGGGCTGGAAAAAATCCTGTACAAGTCCCCAAATTGCCATAATGTAcccaagcacacacacactaacacCTTTGTATCCCCgaatgggtgtgtgtgtgtatgagtgTGTATGCGAGTGTGAAAGTTGCTTGTTGTTTCCGTGTTGTTGGCACTGTGTGAGCCTATTTTAATCTCATTAAAAATGTAGCAGCAGGGAAATGGGCTGCTGCCTCGGCTGCTGATGGTGCTGGTTGGTTATGCGGCTTCAAGTTGTCTTTAAAATTGACTGAAAGCGAAAATCAGTGTAAACGCTTCGTTGGGCAGGCCAAAGGCAGTTGCCAAAGGACCAAGGCTCCAGTCGCCATCTTGGCTCCACGTGTATCCTTGGCTTAGTAAGTCGCATACATGTATACACAGGGGGAAAAATTTACTCAGTTGTTTTAAGTtctcaaaaaatatatattatattgcTATTTTTAATGATATAACAATGATATGACAATCcttgttttattttcgatAAAATTAGATTAAACAGAATAAAAGCATATGTTTTGAATAACATTTGAGACTTATAAAACAACGAAGTTACCAATCTTGGATTATCGCCTTTTTTCAAGATCAGTTGTAAATGAGCATAGTCGTTTTTCAAGTTAGTTTTGGTCTGAAATTGGCTAAGTCCCTTTGTTTCAGTGTATTTACCACATGTGTGTGGGCATCTAAGgttatgcatgtgtgtgtgttcctGTTGTGGGATTCCACTTTATTTCGCGTTTATTATTTTACGCCTGCTTggcagcagccaaaaatgtAGGGAAACACGAATCAGGCAGACAATGCCGCCATGCCCCGCCCCCTTACAACTCGACCGCCCACCGACGCCCCCTCAGCCACCTGGGCCACCCCCCCAATAGCAGCGCCCCCTAACCTTAGTTAACCTCAGGAGGCGACCGCAGTGTTGTTGCTATTATGATTATTGCTCGTGGTTTTTGGGTGGCACGCGCatgctttgtttttattttggctcAATTCTCCTTCttgatttttaaacaaattttttttcgTGGCCCACATTCATTCgctcaatttttttttggttgcaTGCGACCTGGGTTTGTtataaaatttatgaaaagaaagcaaaatcaaaattataataaaatcaGATTACAGCCTCTCAAAAGAAACAATGGAGTGAGTACTTTTGCTTAGCAGCGGCACACGACCCCTTGTTTTTGTGTggaattttgttgtttttattatgCTTTTCAGTCAAAAAATTGTTTGCGCTTCATTTTATGAAAACATAAGCAATTCTTGATGCCGCTGTTGCTGATGTGATGCTCCTGCTTGGGTTTTCTCATctctttcttgttttttttttagatactGACACCAGCAAGTTGGGCCGCGACATTTGCGCCACCGTTTTCTTCCGGTTTCCGGGGGCGTCTTCTTCCGCTTTTCCGCGTTTTCCCAGCGGTGCGTTTAACAACGCTCCATTTTTATGTGCCAGACATGTGAAAGCTCTTCATTTTGGCCAACTGGCGATGGGGGCCAAATGGTGGATGGAAAGAAGACGCTTTGACTCTTCAGCCAGAAAGTCCTGGCTGACTTACCTCATCGTCATCCTGTCGCTGCCTTGGCGTTGATTTTATGGCATTTTCCCAAGGCTTTTTTTGTGCAAGACTCGCGCCTCCtcggcgaaaaaaaaaaacaaagagaaGGGACTTTATAAAATATGTACTCGAGGGGTAGTCTGTTTTATTGCAATTACTTAAGATTTTACTGTCTGCGTTAATTGAGCATTGGATTACTTAATTTCGCGGCATCAGCCATGAAGATTGATTGCATTGTTCTCGGCTAGGAGTCGGCAGCATTAATCTAGCATTAATTATTATGTAATTGGTCACCGCAGCAAGGGCAACAAAgggattttaattaaattttaaccATAAACCGATGCTGGCGGGGGTGGGGCTGAAGTTGCTTTGATGTATGCAGctttaaatgcaaatcaaatatttattccGCCCACATACTCGCACATCCTGAATCtctatacacacacacacacacacacaaacaaacaaagaacGGCCATTGTTTGAGCTCGTCtacgtgagtgtgtgtgcgtgttggcaaacaaaacaaaaataattgtaaattcaatttcattattaaatGTTCTTGTCCGCAgttttgtgtgtttgtctATTATCTCAACGCAACCAAATAGCCGCATTCCCCTAGTTAAGCCTTTTCACCAATAGCATAGTATTTGCGATGGTGTGAGTGTTTGCACGCAGTGTGTGCGGTTTCGATgtatatttaaacaaatgcGGTTAATGttcatatttcattttaatcAGACCCACGGATATTGATATTGGCATCCACTGTCTGCTCTGCAGAGGTGTGCGTGcggtgtgtgtctgtgtgtgcgagAGAGTCCTTGTGCCTGCAACGCCTGTTAATGCGCATTTATGTGCCgcataatatatattttcacgcacgcacacacaaacgcacatTACCAGTCGCATTTGCTTTAGTTTGTCAAAAACAAACTTTCCCGAGTTTTAACCACAAAATGGGGAAAACCATACTAACGCATCCGAACGCAACGCCGCGCTGGAAAATGATTGTAAAATTTTACAACCGACAGCCAATTACCATAgctttttatttgattttgcaCGGTTTAGCTTTCTGGTAACGAGTTGGATGTTGCCAGCAGCACTGCGGGTGTTCCCAtaccaaaaaaccaaaaatccGGCTGAAAAAAATAAGTGGAAAAACACGGCCGACAGGGCTACACGTGCTCGATTTTTAAAGGGGAAAGAATGACGGATATTAAATTCGTAAAACGGCCAAAGGTTGAGCTAAATGCCGTTTAGGAAAACCACAAATTCATTGGAATCGAGAATCGGGATGGGATCGTTGAAAGATAGAAGTACTCATCCAAAATGATTGCTATCGAACAGTTTTGAAGAGGATTCCTCGTACAAATCAATCCAGGCAGCCTATGTTGTTTAATACGAACGATTTGCTGGCCAAAGGACCAAAATGGTAGGGCACTTAAAATTGAAGTGATAAATGTGTGTTCTCTAAAAATCAAACTATATACCACTATATCTGTTTTATTTACTGAATATAACAATAGTCTGTTATTTTGTATTATGTACACTTTTTTAACCAACTTACCCTAGAGCCCTTGAGGAAATTATTTCGTTCTATATTCTGAAATTCTTCTCCGCAACATTTTTCCTAAATCTAGATATTGATATTACGGTCCGAATGAACAGCAATCGGAACAACAGAAACAATTGCACgcaaatttcatttgatttcatttcaattgagcacaattaaatttttgtgCACCACAATCAAGTGGCCttttgtagttgtagttgtcgTTTTTGTTGGTCAGACGAACAATGTTTTGTTGTTATTGATTTTTCGCCACGCCCTTGCCGGAATCCATGAGTCCGTAAGTACATGAGTCCATGAGTACATGAGTCCTGGTTTTTCCCGGATTCCGGAGACGCACGTTTGTaggtattatttatttatgcatcgTTTGTCGGCGGCTTTATTCCTTATTAttaatttccttttattttcatttcggtttGCATTTAAGCATATATGTAGATAGCATGGCTAGCCGGCTGAAACAAAATCCATTAATATCCTTTATCCCCTGGGGGCTATTTATGGCCGCAAATGAAAAGGCAGAAAGCAAATGTGAAAGCGATTGCATTAAGTTTTAAATACGCGAATTCATCTATTGGTTTGCTAATAAAATCATGAAATCCATTTGAGGTCAGCCAACCGAgcaattttgattttaattgaaaagtttgtatattttttgcCGTATTTTCGAAACGGCTTATTGTTGCTGTTAACATTCTACCGATGGAATGGCATGCTATCCAGCCCCTTTGGTGCACCCAGTGTTGCTTATATCCGGTTGGGGCCACGTTTCCGGTTGCCATTTGGCGCTGCTGCTAATTTCACAGTTTGACGTTTCGGATGCGAAAAAGGGGGCCCAAACGATTGGCCCGCAAACAATTAACTCCCCCAACAAACACAGCCACCCACATAAACGCCCACATCCACCCAGTCGATCCAAAAGCGAAAGCTCTGCAATTCTGTGGTTAAGTATCATTTCTAATATTTTGTGTGATACCCGTGCGACACTTTGGCATTTTTGGGGCGGTCGTTGGTGGGTGGCGTTTTTGGGTTTTTAGCCAGGCTGCCAGCCACATTGTTTATGGCTCACTCAAGAGTTTCAGCCAACAGCCAACCCCAGCAGCATTGGAACAAAACCTGGTGCCACcgccaaacacacacaaaaacaaaaataaaagcaatagcAAAGGCAAAAGCAGCAAGAACACTGAAGGAGATTGAGATGGTGGGGCAAAACCCAACCAGTggggcaaaaagtttttaagtgaaaatagtcattcaaatttaattagtccaaaacaaagccaaaacgTAATGAGCTTACGCTTAGGCTAGCAGAGGAATTGGGATCGAGTGGGTGGGGCTGTTGGGGGGTGGTTCGTGCTTGGCTCCATCTCAATCTGAAATTGTGGTTATTGCACTCAGACCCACTCATTGTCCTGCCACGAGTTGCGAAGAGCGAAAAGGGTGCCATCCTTTGGCTAAAGGGGTCATGTGCGACACAATTACGGCAAAGGTGGAGCGCCGGAGTCAGCAGCGTTATGCTGTCACATGCCACATGGCCGCAGAAACTCcctcggccacgcccccttaaCTCACACCCAACATCCTACCACTTTACGCCCACATAACACCCACACACAGGGACTGAGAGCAGGTCGACAACGGCAGCagtttcaaaatattttacgTAATATCATTGTTCGCACTCGTAACTAACTTTTGCCAACGCTCCATGCTGGCACAAAGGATACATCTCCACCTACGGCTTCAGCCAGACCCTCTCCCTAGTATTCGTATCCCCCATTCCGAATCTGGAATCCCCAATCCCCGATCCACGCGTCACCCAACCCATTCCTTCGAATACTTGCCAACTGTTTAGCGGTGACGAAACCTGCACAAAGCGAGGGTCTCTCTAGCAGTTCTTGTAATTCCATTTCGAAGTCACatgaataaaatatattcattGGATTTTAAATGCTATTTAACATAACATCATACACATAATAAATACTTTCGCACAACACAAATTTTTAGTATGCAAATCCATGAATGTTGAGCATAAATTTGCATGATTTTTAACTTTGATAGAAGTAAAACAAATTgtcacaatttaatttttctttattttcataaatatttaatggcttattgttatttataaGTAGTTTTTTATTCAGCATAATCAAATTCGCCAATTTGTCGCTGCGATTAGCACACTTTAGGATTTATGTATTTAATGTTTCTATTATCTTTTCACCAAATAGAGTACATTTTACTACAAATGTTAATATATCAAAAGTCTTTTATAACAAAAAACGTGGTGTGTGTGCATATGCATCTATAATTATGcaatatttattgaaatacATTTGCTcattttggtttattttcttttctggTGATAGTTGCAaatcaatattttctattCCTGTTtagaaacaaaagaaaattctGCATTTGATGGTGGCGCGTGGAATGAGTCTGCAAATGCATCAATAATTATGGAATATTTACCGAAAAGCGTTTGTTTCCCCCATATTAATTTGGGTTTGCCTGTGATAAGTctgggtttttattttctatttggGCAGCCCCCGCAGGATGCCTTTCCACATTCCCGTGTGCGACCAAGTCGCATCGCTGAATCGGGTGGTCGTATGGGATAAGTGGGACGTATCCTGGTGGGTGGATTGGGGATGGGCTGGATGGGGATGCGGATGGCAGGATGAGGTCCTGGTCTGGGCTTGGTCTGCGTTTTTGGCGCTGCCGCATATGATTCGTATCGCTGATACGATTTCTGGTCCAATGGCACAGTTAGTTTGCATCCTACGTGACTGCTAATGTATGCTGGCTACCTTTCTCTACGTGTCCTCGTGTCCTCCACGACTTTACTATATAGTGGGTGTCAGGATTTCGGGTTGTCCTGGCAgatgtgtgcgagtgtgtgggtgtgtgtgcgggtACATCCGTGTTAATATAAACGCATAACAGCATTTTTAGCTGTGAAATagttttgctgttgctgctgctcccggAACCCCAGACTCCCGGATTCCCAGACTCCTGAGTCCCGGTGTCCTGCCATTGTCCTGTACTCGCTGCCTTCCTGTAGGTGTAATTGTGGCCGTTGCCGGTTGCCGGTTGCCATTGTCGACCATGTGGTTGTTGTTTCTACTCGGAGAAGGTAGGGTTAGTGGGCCCGAGTGGGTGGGCGTTGGTTTTCTCTAAATTAATACATCACATGCACGCAAAAAGGACGACTAGAAGCGACGAGGACGACAAGGACATGCATACAAGCTTAATTATGGGATTTAGCCGGGTTGTCTTCTTGGTGCGGTTTCAGTTTGGCTTTGGTTTCTGGTCTGACCATCTAACTATCATATTTTGGGTCGCGTATAATTGGGATACATGCAGATCTACccgtaaatattttaatttagttgGCAGAAATAAGGATACATATACGAAACATATACCCACACACATAACCCTGCTCTCCCGATGGCTTTTGAAAGCATTTCACGTGGCAATTTTTAATGGCATTTGTTGGCCTTTGGGTGCGCTGATGCACACTGATGGAAATTGTGATAGACAGAGACAGGCTGATCTGAATCCGGGGGATTTGAGTCCGTCGGAACCATACTGAACCATACTGAGCCATACGTGCCCGTACTTCGTTAACGAATTCTCGGAGCTGTCATTACCATTAACATTTTGGCTTGGGCAAACATTTTAGCGTCGCACTCTCGAACTCATTTGCACTTTTGTTTGCATTGGATTTGGACACTGTCAGCGCCGGCGGCCGAAACCATTGACATGACCACATTTGGGTATTTTCGTGTCGCTTCAGTTATTTGATTAGTTAACAGGTGGACACGGACGTGGAAATGGTagtggaaatggaagtggaaGGGTTCAGGTGTTTCAACGACACTGTGTTCACTTTCCACGCTTCAACGGAAAACGAAATGGGGAAAGTTTAATTCTGTAATTGAATGACATTATTTGCTTACTTTTACCATTGTCCATATGGACAAGTGGGTAAATGTATCGGAGTCTCAACAGAGTTGTCCATTTGCATGGTAATTAGTTACAAGCAGGTGCTAATGAATAATATTTCGAGTTCGATAATTACAAAGAGCGAAGAACAACTCGAGTTTCTAGTTGCTACTAAAAAGCACCATTTAACTTACAGAACAACCAACAATTAAGTTTATGTTTTAACATGCTTATTTTCGTTTAATGTCAAAATGTGTGTTAATATTTTCGAAATACCATGTGCAAGAAGTTTTCGTTTATAACAAAACTTAATATTTGCACTAAGTACAGGGCTTGCATTTTCTGGGCATGTATCAATATAATCTTTGGGATCGCTTTTATCCGTAAGTAGAGTTCCTAAACATTAAtcaatttcattaaattacATACTAATTGACACTTTTGTGTTTTCTAATCAAAAGCACTAGTTGTGGACTTCGTGAAACGACAAAAACTACCCAATGCTGTGTTGGTTTTTGGTTGCATATGTGGAGGCAATTTTATACTATCTGGATTCATGTTACTAATAGGTGTTTTAAAGGTTgtattttacaatattttataTTCTAGTATTTACTGACAGTGCTCTTTTTTTTAACAGGATGTGCGCTGTTTGGTTGGCTCGTCCATAGTTTTCTGCGGAATAGGCATATTTTGTATTCACTGGTTAATAATACCTTTGGGTGAGTTCGTTGCTCCTTAATTtgtgttttatatttactacCTTTTAATATTTGTCCCTTAGCgctttttttcattttttcatttattgtgTTCAATTATTATCAAGTGGTTATGGCTTCTGATGATCGCTATCGAGTGCCCAGGCgattttcataaataaaatgcctatattttactttaaagcgATTATACTTTAGGGTactatattaattttaaactagccataataaatacaaaacacTTTCTCTTATTTCCCCTTTTATTTGCAGAGTTTCTTAGGTTCGAAAGCAGGAAAACCACGGTCTCGCAAACTTGTATTTATGATAGGAACTGGATAAGTTGGCATTAGAGGGGCTTTGGCCTGAATTGCAATCGCCTTTTGGCCGCTAACGGAAATATTTATTCCACCTTATCCCATAAGTATCTGGGTATCGCCACCGCCCGTGCAATCTACTCCAAATAACTGCAATAGTTTTATGGCTCATCATGTAGCTCCTTGTATTTTTTCGGGAAATCCACTGGTGGGGGGCGAGTTCAATGCTcccttttttttccttttgctgGTCGTCGGTAGCGCCGCAAAACGGCTAAGTTTGTTGTTTTATGGGAGACTGCTCAATTTTCTGTTACACTGGCCGAACCAAAgagcaaagcaaagcaaaaaaaaaagaacgaaaAAACAAAGAGTGAAAACATACAGACACACCAGTTCATCACTTACACGCCAGggtaatttaaaacaaatgccCCACCAATTCGCATTTGGCTTTGGCTCTACAAGTTTTTATTGCCACACTCGCATATGAAGCGGCAAATTTGTTCATCCACTACAATTTGGCATGCCATTTATATTGGTTCCATGTTAATGCCGGCGCCAAATCCCCAAAAATCTCCACCTGAACGAAACGACTCCGTCCACCTACCGCATATAGTACCTATACCTATAGTTGATCTAGTTGTTTCTGCAGTTGTTGATGCAGCtgttgtattttttaatagacacattaaaaaataatttaacgGACAGACAGAAAAGTCACACAGTCCTGGTCGTTGGCATCGTTTTATCCGTTGCATtgaataaatcataaatcatTCAACTTTCGGCCAGAGCTGTGAAATAAAAATGCCCCAAAAACATGTGacgtgcatgtgtgtgtgagtgtgtgcatgtgtgtgtttgtattgGTGTGGGTTGTGGTGGGTCGTTTCTATTAAACGATACACGATGAGCAGCCAGGCAATTTGTCCAATTCTTCCACCTCCATCACAATATATATGGCAGGCCGCCCCACTTTCTCCCATTTTCCACCCAGTTTTTCCGCTGGTtcgctttcttttttttcccgCGCGTGTGTTTACTTTTTACACATcataattttttatgctagttGACTTCTGGACAGTGGCGCGTCCTGTTTTTTACCCGCTTTGGTCCTTTTTGTCGCACAGCTCCGAAAAGTTGTTGCCatgtacaaattaataaaCGAGTAACTGACAAAAaggtaatttattattttatacatatttgacaaattaatttaatgacACTGCGCCGTCGTCTCACACTCGCACATTAACACACATGTCCCACAGGGCAGGATACCCAGCGCCGGATTCCTGCCGCCTCCTGTGGCTGCCTCCACCCTCTCTCTGCCCCTCCACTCCTGCCACACATAATAATTtctcatttaatttttcaattttaagcGTCATTTACACATGCCATGGCAAGTGAAGCTCTGTCCAGATCCCCGATGCCGCGATTCCCCTTCGGGCCGCAACGTTTCGCTTGTTTTCTGccttttggattttttttatttgtcaGCTTGTCGGACGGTCGCCTTTGTTTCTGCTCCTGCCATCGCTTTTGATTATACCCTGCGTATTTAGGGGCGTGTCCGACCCGAGCAGGCGGCTTGCACtcgtcaatcaaatcaaacaGCACGGATCGCAACAATTATTGAATCATTCACGCTCGCAGCCCAACGATGTTTGAATTGTGGATCCAGGATAAGTACAAAATAGTTGGATATCTTAAATAGATATTTTTTAGAGATGTAGAGATCTCTTATTACAACTATATTACAACTAAATGTAGCATTTTCAAATGTGAACTACTACAAACAAGCCTTTACTTATCTTTGTAGAAACCTCTTAATACGCTTGATTCAAAGATAGTAAATGGACTTATCATAAACAAGCTCAATCGCCCTATTAACTCTTATAAAATCTTACAACGATGTTAATTgctattttatattatttattttatttataattaactAAATATAGTACAAACAGATATTATTCTGACGTGCCACCCTTTTTCTTGAATTTTCAAAACAAGTTTTAAAAACCTGTTTACTTTTTGGTGGTTCCTATAGTATCGTACATGCCTAAAACAAACGCAACCAACTTAAGTGTTTCCTAATATCGCCGGTGTTATTAAGAGCATTTTTGTTGCGACTCCTCGCCTTCCGATCGGTTTATGTTGTtcttcatttcattttttatatttgcattaaaagGTAATCATCGGGAGCAGCGTTGCAGTGTTGATGGCAAGCCTTGCAATTTTCGCACCGTTGTCGTATTTTGTATGGCTGTCATTAAGTCGTCAGCGGGTTCAGTAACGAGGAGGACATGGGTATGGGTGGATTGGGAGATTGGGGATCGAAAGGGGACTTTGGACATCAGACTGCAGACTGCGGACTGCAGACCGTGGAGTGGCAGGACGCAATCAGTTGCTCACTCAGTTGGCGACGCATCAGTTTAAATGACTCGTCATGCCCGCTGGCACTGGACTGAAGggggatgaggatgaggatgtggatgGTGTCCGGGTGTCGTGGCGTCGAGGTGGCAGCGGTGCCCCAAGGACGCTGAGAGATACTGCTCGCGTTGCACTCGAAATGGTCTGGAGAGCTCGCACGTTAATGACACTAGAATCAGTTTTCATTAACGATATAACGTGCGACTGGCCACTCGGAATTGTCGGCGGTTGGTGCAGCATAAAAAGAGGAGGAAAAGTCGCGCGAAAACTGGGTGGTGGCCAACTGTGGAGGAGGGCGGGAAAACTGAGGGAACCGCATGCGTGCATTGCTCGCATATTTCTCTTGGCCGCGGCTGCTGCGGCGACTGCGGCATTGGCGCTGGCAATTAATAAAACACACACCTTCTGTGTGTGGCCGAAACTCAACTTCCACTTCCAGTTGCCACCACCGACCGCCCCAACCCCTTTTTTGCACAGTGGTCTAAAGCGCTTATTTATGCAACGGCTGGCCTCGACATCACATCGACATCGACATTGCCATCGGCATGTGCATCTGAATCCGAATTCATGcatctgcaactgcaactccaACTCCATCTCTCTCTTTAGATGGCtggaaattgaatttaaaaagcTCAAACGCTGCAAAATATTTCACACGCACACGCAGCAAGCCAGAGCCATGTTGTTGCTGAGATTTTTCGTATAAATCACATTTGCGagtgaaaaatataaataaaatatgtgtGTGCCCCCGTGTGTGTGCCTCGTGcgtatgggtgtgtgtgtgtgtgagtgtggtaGTGTGTCGCCTGCATAAATCTTTCAGTTTGGATTTTCACTTTGGCGGCATAAATTGACACTGGCTGACGACATCGCAGCCACATTTGAAAACCGCGCTTAAAAGCATGCTcgctggctgactggctggctggctggctcgATCGTTTGGCCCCCTCGAACTGGAAAAACTCTTGCATTGCAAATTGCGTTTTTTGTCAGCTTAAATAAAGCAACGCGCGCTGACAGTAAAAACTCATTTAcgcgaaattaaattaaaagttaattaaCGCTGTCAATGTGCAAAGCACTCCAGCCATTCCTCCTCCTTCCACCTCGCCCTCTGTCCTTTCCAGCGGTTGAAGTAAGGGGGGTGGGGGGACTCAGGTAACTACTACATGCAACCTGCAACTCTGCGggccaaattgaaaaatcaCCGCAAGTAAAGTTAAGCATATGTCCGCTTAAATTGATGCGAACTGGTTTTAAACGCCAGCCTGACAATTTTTTCCTTCtttctttcatattttttttttgttttttgcttcttttttttgtgtttttttttttgtattttgcagTCTGGCAAGTTGTTTGCCGGACTCTGGAATTGGTTTGTCGGCTGCCTGGGAGGGATTTACGTGGAGGATGCGGGGCTTTAGTGGCAGTTCGCTTGATTGCTTGGCTTGCCGTCAGTTATGCGCTGCGTACACACTGCGTATGCTTAATGTGACATGACCGTTTCATAGCGTCCGTCCATTTGTCCCGCTGGCAAAATCAACAAGCCGATCCCAACCAGAtgataattaatttttaagtaaaactGAAATTTACACCGGCCAATCAGC of Drosophila mauritiana strain mau12 chromosome 3R, ASM438214v1, whole genome shotgun sequence contains these proteins:
- the LOC117144603 gene encoding uncharacterized protein LOC117144603, which translates into the protein MYQYNLWDRFYPTSCGLRETTKTTQCCVGFWLHMWRQFYTIWIHVTNRCFKGCALFGWLVHSFLRNRHILYSLVNNTFGAFFHFFIYCVQLLSSGYGF